One Acetoanaerobium noterae genomic region harbors:
- a CDS encoding IS110 family transposase has protein sequence MKALLNICSGLDVHKEIIEVCILKGDSSDDVNVVRASFSTLRGDLFKLRDFLVMNDCFHVAMESTGIYWMALYDILQEHSGFTVYVVNAHHMRNIPGRKTDVKDAQWIAELFRFGLLNSSFIPCKAVRELREYTRFYKKVNENRAQLVTRIEKFLQIHGFKLSSLYILGEIGDDMSSFATSSNITSWAGLCPRNNESAGKKKSQKILHGNTYVKSILCQCAWAAVRTRNTRIAKWFWSHQGKIGQKKSIIAVARKLLVYIYMILSSRSPYNAKLDMT, from the coding sequence ATGAAAGCTCTACTTAATATTTGCTCTGGTTTGGATGTTCATAAGGAGATTATTGAAGTTTGCATTTTAAAGGGAGACTCTTCTGATGATGTTAATGTTGTTAGAGCTAGCTTTTCAACTTTGCGTGGGGATTTGTTTAAGTTAAGAGATTTTTTAGTTATGAATGATTGTTTTCATGTTGCTATGGAAAGTACTGGTATTTACTGGATGGCTCTTTATGATATTTTACAAGAGCATTCAGGTTTTACTGTATACGTTGTTAATGCTCATCATATGCGTAATATCCCTGGCAGAAAGACTGATGTAAAGGATGCTCAGTGGATTGCTGAACTATTTCGTTTTGGGCTTTTAAATTCTAGTTTTATTCCTTGTAAAGCTGTTCGTGAACTTAGAGAATATACTAGGTTTTACAAGAAAGTAAATGAAAATAGAGCCCAGTTAGTTACTAGAATTGAAAAGTTTTTGCAAATCCATGGTTTTAAGCTTTCTTCTTTGTATATTTTAGGTGAAATTGGCGATGATATGAGTTCTTTTGCTACTTCTTCTAATATTACATCTTGGGCAGGGCTTTGCCCTAGAAATAATGAAAGTGCTGGCAAGAAAAAATCTCAAAAGATTTTGCATGGCAATACTTATGTAAAATCTATTCTTTGTCAGTGTGCATGGGCTGCTGTAAGGACTCGTAATACTCGTATTGCTAAGTGGTTTTGGTCTCATCAAGGTAAAATTGGGCAAAAGAAATCAATCATTGCTGTAGCTAGAAAATTACTTGTGTATATTTACATGATTCTTAGTTCTAGATCGCCTTACAATGCTAAGTTAGATATGACGTAA